In Pseudomonas saudiphocaensis, one DNA window encodes the following:
- the dusB gene encoding tRNA dihydrouridine synthase DusB yields the protein MSAVRIGPYALPNRLILAPMAGVTDQPFRQLCRRLGAGLVVSEMVTSDVRLWNSRKSRLRMQHDGDPEPRSVQIAGGDPQMLAEAARRNVEMGAQIIDINMGCPAKKVCNKAAGSALMKDEVLVASILEAVVAAVDVPVTLKIRTGWDRENKNGVTVAKIAEQSGIAALAVHGRTRADLYTGDAEYETIARIKQAVSMPVFANGDIDSPLKARQVLEATGADALLIGRAAQGRPWIFREIDHYLSTGELLPAPELDEIEGILLEHLDALHAFYGDVMGVRIARKHVSWYLATQPGAREYRSRFNCLENRDAQRASVRTFFEERRNSPDSRDETGVAA from the coding sequence ATGTCAGCGGTACGCATCGGTCCTTATGCTCTTCCGAATCGACTGATCCTCGCGCCCATGGCTGGCGTGACCGATCAGCCGTTCCGCCAGCTTTGTCGGCGTCTGGGCGCCGGCTTGGTGGTCTCGGAAATGGTGACCAGCGACGTACGCCTGTGGAATAGTCGCAAGTCGCGCCTGCGAATGCAGCATGACGGCGATCCCGAGCCGCGTTCAGTACAGATCGCCGGTGGCGATCCGCAGATGCTGGCCGAAGCAGCCCGACGCAACGTTGAGATGGGCGCCCAGATCATCGACATCAACATGGGCTGCCCAGCGAAAAAGGTTTGCAACAAGGCGGCCGGCTCAGCGCTGATGAAGGACGAAGTGCTGGTAGCTAGTATTCTTGAAGCCGTGGTGGCCGCGGTGGATGTGCCGGTGACACTGAAGATTCGTACCGGCTGGGACAGAGAGAACAAGAACGGCGTTACGGTGGCAAAGATTGCCGAACAGTCCGGTATTGCGGCACTGGCCGTCCATGGTCGCACCCGCGCCGATCTGTACACGGGCGATGCCGAGTACGAAACCATAGCTCGCATCAAGCAGGCCGTATCGATGCCGGTATTCGCCAATGGAGATATCGACTCGCCGCTCAAGGCGCGACAGGTACTCGAGGCCACTGGCGCCGATGCGCTGCTAATCGGTCGCGCAGCTCAAGGTAGACCGTGGATCTTTCGCGAGATCGACCATTACCTCAGCACTGGCGAGCTTCTGCCTGCGCCGGAGCTGGATGAAATCGAAGGGATACTGCTCGAACACCTGGACGCCCTGCATGCTTTTTACGGCGACGTCATGGGCGTACGCATCGCGCGCAAGCACGTCAGCTGGTATCTCGCAACACAACCGGGGGCACGGGAATACCGTAGCCGATTCAATTGTTTGGAAAACAGGGACGCGCAACGCGCTAGTGTTCGGACCTTCTTCGAGGAGCGCCGAAACAGCCCTGACTCAAGGGATGAAACAGGGGTGGCCGCATGA
- a CDS encoding DUF3426 domain-containing protein: MTSFITQCPHCRTSFRVNRAQLAAARGVVRCGACMELFNALQQLSEEDKLRARAVEPPAKVPVQPPPAARPEDDTLWIHDDLDLDSLDLDEELAKLEREELELARELLQLEQTESQPARADDESWTERLLEAETAQTSANANVADVGDPPEQGTMASEAPREAATPSVMPPQAALLQPTERLEPSFTETEEAEPESAESLPIANSAPGAQVQPSTTKDRDASLFELEDEPLQLDWETRRRPWGRWLGWGALNLLALLALAGQYVAYNFDALARQDQYRPWLEQLCQVASCELPSRVDIEQIRSSNLVVRSHPEFTGALVVDAIIYNRAPFAQPFPLLEIRFTDIAGQVLASRTFKPGEYLSGELAGQRQMPSQIPIHIALDILDPGTRAVSYSLAFHSPE; encoded by the coding sequence ATGACCAGCTTCATCACTCAATGCCCGCACTGCCGCACCAGCTTTCGCGTCAACCGCGCCCAGCTCGCTGCAGCCCGCGGCGTGGTGCGCTGTGGTGCCTGCATGGAGCTGTTCAATGCGCTTCAGCAATTGAGCGAGGAGGATAAGCTGCGCGCCCGCGCTGTCGAGCCACCCGCCAAGGTACCAGTCCAGCCCCCACCCGCAGCAAGGCCCGAAGACGACACCCTGTGGATTCACGACGATCTTGATCTGGACAGTCTCGACCTGGACGAGGAGCTGGCCAAGCTGGAGCGTGAGGAGCTGGAACTGGCCCGCGAGCTTCTGCAGCTGGAGCAGACAGAGTCCCAACCCGCGCGCGCAGACGATGAAAGCTGGACCGAACGTCTGCTGGAAGCAGAGACGGCGCAGACTTCCGCCAATGCAAACGTCGCAGACGTTGGAGATCCGCCCGAACAGGGGACAATGGCAAGCGAAGCTCCTCGCGAGGCCGCAACACCGTCTGTAATGCCGCCGCAAGCGGCCCTGCTCCAACCAACGGAGCGGCTGGAACCTTCGTTTACCGAGACCGAAGAAGCCGAGCCCGAATCAGCCGAGAGCCTGCCGATCGCCAACTCAGCGCCAGGAGCGCAAGTTCAGCCAAGCACGACGAAAGACCGTGACGCCTCGCTGTTCGAGCTTGAGGACGAGCCGCTGCAGCTGGACTGGGAGACCCGCCGCCGTCCCTGGGGCCGCTGGCTGGGCTGGGGTGCGCTTAACCTCCTGGCCCTGCTGGCACTGGCCGGACAGTACGTGGCCTACAATTTCGACGCTCTCGCACGCCAGGATCAATACCGCCCCTGGCTTGAGCAGCTGTGCCAGGTGGCGAGCTGCGAACTGCCCTCGCGAGTCGATATCGAGCAAATCAGAAGCAGCAACCTGGTGGTACGCAGCCACCCCGAATTCACTGGCGCGCTAGTGGTCGACGCGATCATTTACAACCGTGCGCCCTTCGCCCAACCCTTCCCCCTGCTGGAAATCCGCTTCACCGATATCGCCGGGCAGGTTCTGGCAAGCCGCACCTTCAAGCCTGGCGAATACCTCTCCGGCGAGCTGGCCGGCCAGCGCCAAATGCCTTCGCAAATACCCATCCACATCGCCCTGGACATCCTCGATCCCGGCACCCGGGCGGTCAGTTACAGCCTGGCCTTTCACTCGCCAGAGTAG
- the prmA gene encoding 50S ribosomal protein L11 methyltransferase codes for MPWLQLRLAISPEQAPALEDTLLEIGAVSVTFMDAEDQPIFEPDLGTTPLWSHTHLLALFEANIDEDHLLAHLQLLIGGELPEHQLERIEDQDWERSWMDNFQPMRFGQRLWIVPSWHAAPEPDAVNLLLDPGLAFGTGTHPTTALCLEWLDAQQLQGRQVLDFGCGSGILAIAALLLGAEQAVGTDIDIQAIEASRDNAGRNGIDPARFPLYLPEQLPDGQADVVVANILAGPLVELAGQIGECVKPGGLLALSGILVEQAEEVRAAYADKFDLDPTAEKDGWVRITGIRRR; via the coding sequence ATGCCCTGGTTACAACTTCGCCTGGCCATCTCACCGGAGCAGGCACCGGCCCTGGAAGACACCCTGCTGGAAATCGGCGCGGTATCAGTGACCTTCATGGACGCCGAGGACCAGCCGATCTTCGAGCCGGACCTGGGCACCACACCGCTGTGGTCGCACACCCACCTGCTGGCATTGTTCGAAGCCAATATCGATGAAGACCACCTGCTGGCCCACCTGCAGCTGCTGATCGGCGGTGAACTACCCGAACACCAGCTGGAACGTATCGAGGATCAGGACTGGGAGCGCAGCTGGATGGACAACTTCCAGCCCATGCGCTTTGGCCAGCGCTTGTGGATCGTGCCCAGCTGGCACGCCGCGCCGGAGCCGGACGCCGTCAATCTGCTGCTCGACCCCGGCCTGGCCTTTGGCACGGGCACCCACCCCACCACAGCCCTGTGCCTGGAATGGCTGGATGCCCAGCAACTGCAGGGCCGACAGGTGCTGGATTTCGGCTGCGGCTCGGGCATTCTGGCCATCGCCGCGCTGCTACTCGGCGCCGAACAGGCGGTCGGTACCGACATCGACATCCAGGCCATCGAAGCCTCGCGCGACAATGCCGGGCGCAACGGCATCGACCCGGCACGCTTTCCGCTCTATCTGCCCGAACAATTGCCGGACGGCCAGGCCGACGTGGTGGTCGCCAATATCCTCGCCGGCCCACTCGTGGAGCTGGCGGGGCAGATTGGCGAATGCGTCAAGCCTGGTGGTTTGCTGGCCTTGTCCGGCATTCTTGTCGAGCAGGCCGAAGAGGTACGCGCTGCCTATGCCGATAAATTCGACCTCGATCCCACCGCCGAAAAAGACGGCTGGGTACGAATCACCGGTATTCGCCGCCGCTGA
- the accC gene encoding acetyl-CoA carboxylase biotin carboxylase subunit: MLEKVLIANRGEIALRILRACKELGIKTVAVHSTADRELMHLALADESVCIGPPLATNSYLHIPAIIAAAEVTGATAIHPGYGFLAENADFAEQVEKSGFAFVGPKAETIRLMGDKVSAKNAMIKSGVPVVPGSDGPLPEDEKEALRIAREVGYPVIIKAAGGGGGRGMRVVHKEEDLIKSAKLTRTEAGAAFGNPMVYLEKFLGNPRHVEVQVLSDGQGNAIHLYDRDCSLQRRHQKVLEEAPAPYIDEKARAEVLKRCVDACIEIGYRGAGTFEFLYEDGRFYFIEMNTRVQVEHPVTEMVTGVDIVKEMLSIAAGNKLSIKQEDVIIRGHSLECRINAEDPEKFLPSPGKVNHFHAPGGNGVRVDSHLYSGYTVPPNYDSLIGKLITYGATREEAMVRMRNALDELVVDGIKTNIPLHRDLVRDEGFCKGGVNIHYLEKKLGMDKH; this comes from the coding sequence ATGTTGGAAAAAGTATTGATCGCAAACCGCGGTGAAATCGCCCTGCGGATCTTGCGAGCGTGCAAGGAACTCGGCATCAAGACCGTCGCGGTGCATTCCACTGCCGACCGCGAGCTGATGCACCTGGCCCTGGCGGATGAGTCCGTCTGCATCGGCCCGCCCCTTGCTACCAATTCATATCTGCACATCCCGGCGATCATCGCCGCGGCAGAAGTTACCGGCGCCACCGCCATCCACCCTGGCTACGGCTTTCTCGCCGAGAACGCGGATTTCGCCGAGCAGGTGGAAAAGTCCGGCTTCGCCTTCGTCGGCCCGAAAGCGGAAACCATTCGCCTGATGGGTGACAAGGTCTCCGCCAAGAACGCCATGATCAAGTCCGGCGTGCCGGTGGTTCCCGGTTCAGACGGCCCGCTGCCGGAAGACGAAAAGGAAGCGCTGCGCATCGCTCGTGAAGTGGGCTATCCGGTGATCATCAAGGCCGCTGGCGGCGGCGGTGGTCGCGGCATGCGCGTGGTGCACAAGGAAGAAGACCTGATCAAATCGGCCAAGCTGACCCGCACCGAAGCCGGCGCGGCGTTCGGCAACCCGATGGTCTACCTGGAAAAATTCCTCGGCAACCCGCGTCACGTGGAAGTCCAAGTGCTCTCGGACGGCCAGGGCAACGCCATCCACCTCTACGACCGCGACTGCTCGCTGCAACGCCGTCACCAGAAGGTGCTGGAAGAAGCCCCTGCCCCCTACATTGACGAGAAGGCGCGCGCCGAAGTGCTCAAGCGCTGTGTCGATGCCTGCATCGAGATCGGCTACCGCGGCGCCGGCACCTTCGAGTTCCTCTATGAAGACGGTCGCTTCTACTTCATCGAAATGAACACGCGCGTGCAGGTCGAGCATCCGGTCACCGAAATGGTCACCGGTGTGGATATCGTCAAGGAGATGCTCAGCATCGCCGCCGGCAACAAGCTGTCGATCAAGCAGGAAGACGTGATCATTCGCGGCCACTCGCTGGAATGCCGGATTAACGCCGAAGACCCGGAGAAGTTCCTGCCGAGTCCCGGTAAGGTAAACCACTTCCATGCGCCAGGCGGCAACGGCGTTCGCGTCGATTCGCACCTGTACAGCGGCTACACGGTTCCGCCGAACTATGACTCGCTGATCGGCAAGCTGATCACTTACGGTGCGACCCGTGAAGAGGCCATGGTGCGCATGCGCAATGCACTGGACGAACTCGTCGTCGACGGCATCAAGACCAACATCCCACTGCACCGGGATCTGGTTCGTGACGAAGGCTTCTGCAAGGGCGGCGTGAATATCCACTACCTGGAAAAGAAACTGGGTATGGATAAGCACTAA
- the accB gene encoding acetyl-CoA carboxylase biotin carboxyl carrier protein produces the protein MDIRKVKKLIELLEESGIDELEIHEGEESVRISRHSKQVAMQQPIYAQAPAAPAPAPVAAAPVADAAPAAPKLNGTVVRSPMVGTFYRASSPEAKPFADVGQSVKKGDILCIVEAMKMMNHIEAETSGTIESILVENGQPVEYDQPLFTIV, from the coding sequence ATGGATATTCGCAAAGTCAAGAAACTGATCGAACTGCTGGAAGAGTCGGGCATCGACGAACTGGAGATCCACGAGGGCGAAGAGTCGGTACGCATCAGCCGCCACAGCAAGCAAGTGGCCATGCAACAGCCGATCTACGCTCAGGCACCCGCCGCTCCGGCGCCAGCACCGGTTGCTGCCGCACCTGTCGCTGATGCTGCTCCGGCCGCACCCAAGCTCAACGGCACCGTGGTTCGCTCGCCGATGGTCGGCACTTTCTACCGCGCCTCCTCGCCGGAAGCCAAGCCGTTCGCTGATGTCGGCCAGAGCGTCAAGAAAGGCGACATCCTCTGCATCGTCGAAGCCATGAAGATGATGAACCACATTGAGGCCGAAACCAGCGGCACCATCGAATCCATCCTGGTGGAGAATGGTCAGCCGGTCGAGTACGACCAGCCGCTGTTCACCATCGTTTGA
- the aroQ gene encoding type II 3-dehydroquinate dehydratase — MATLLVLHGPNLNLLGTREPGVYGAVTLAQINQDLEQRARDAGHHLLHLQSNAEYELIERIHAARSEGVDFILINPAAFTHTSVALRDALLAVSIPFIEVHLSNVHKREPFRHRSYFSDVAVGVICGLGASGYRLALEAALEQLAAS, encoded by the coding sequence ATGGCGACCTTGCTGGTCCTTCATGGCCCAAACCTGAATCTGCTCGGCACCCGCGAACCCGGTGTCTATGGTGCGGTGACGCTGGCACAGATCAATCAGGACCTCGAGCAGCGTGCCCGCGACGCCGGCCATCATCTGCTGCATCTGCAATCCAATGCCGAGTACGAACTGATCGAGCGCATCCACGCCGCGCGCAGCGAAGGTGTGGACTTCATTCTGATCAATCCAGCGGCATTCACGCATACAAGTGTCGCGTTACGTGACGCCTTGCTGGCGGTGAGCATCCCATTCATCGAAGTGCACCTCTCCAACGTGCACAAACGTGAACCTTTCCGCCATCGCTCCTACTTTTCGGATGTCGCGGTAGGAGTGATCTGCGGCCTTGGCGCCAGCGGTTATCGGCTGGCATTGGAGGCCGCCCTGGAACAACTCGCTGCTTCTTGA
- a CDS encoding protein-disulfide reductase DsbD: MRRLLSLLILLFALPASASLFDSRPSPTLGGLNNSADFLPVREAFRLSLVDANSERIQLRFIGAEGYYLYRHRFQFKADDPSVTIGEAQLPAGVKKTDEYFGEVEAYYGVLDISLPVQNPDNRPFTLQVGYQGCADKGLCYPPETQSFKIDADGSPAVSSNTRSDSTDVLSWRAVALFFLAGLGLTFTPCVLPMLPILSGVVLRGQTGGMRSFLLSLAYVLPMAGGFAVLGALMGVFGAELNLQARLQSPWILVPFALFFVLFALAMFGLFELRLPHFLSSRLDRLAGNAKGGSFMGAALLGTVSSLLVSPCVSAPLAGALLYISASGDALGGGLKLFALGLGMGAPLVLFATGGGALLPKSGPWMVTVRNVFGVLLLAVAVWMLERVLPGPLALALWGLLAAGAALFLGTLELTTKTPRQKLAQLLGLVLLFYALAAWVGALQGGSDPLRPLPRTTLAASSGAVATESWHTVSTPAALDEQLLAARTAGQPLVLDWYADWCISCKVIEREVFADPLIAPRLADYRLIRFDITDSNAEQRALLDRYKLFGPPAVLFFDGSGQEMEQVRVVGEVTAGQFAERLDQAEALR, translated from the coding sequence ATGCGCCGTTTGCTGAGTCTGCTAATCCTGCTGTTCGCCCTTCCCGCCTCCGCGAGCCTGTTCGACAGCCGCCCCAGCCCCACGTTGGGCGGGCTGAACAACAGTGCCGATTTCCTCCCGGTGCGCGAAGCTTTCCGCCTGAGCCTGGTGGACGCCAACTCGGAACGAATCCAGCTGCGCTTCATTGGTGCCGAAGGCTATTACCTGTATCGCCATCGCTTTCAGTTCAAGGCCGACGACCCCAGCGTGACTATCGGCGAGGCACAGCTCCCAGCAGGCGTAAAGAAGACTGACGAGTATTTCGGTGAAGTCGAAGCCTACTACGGCGTACTGGATATCAGCCTGCCGGTGCAGAACCCCGACAACAGACCCTTCACCCTTCAGGTCGGCTATCAAGGCTGCGCTGACAAGGGGCTCTGCTATCCGCCGGAAACCCAGTCATTCAAGATCGACGCGGACGGCAGCCCCGCTGTTAGCAGTAATACTCGCAGCGACAGTACTGACGTCTTGTCCTGGCGAGCGGTTGCACTGTTTTTTCTCGCCGGTCTGGGCCTGACTTTCACACCCTGCGTGCTGCCGATGCTGCCGATCCTTTCCGGTGTCGTGCTACGCGGCCAGACCGGCGGCATGCGCAGCTTCCTGCTCTCGCTCGCCTATGTCCTGCCAATGGCGGGGGGCTTCGCCGTGCTCGGGGCATTAATGGGCGTATTCGGCGCGGAGCTGAATCTGCAGGCGCGCCTGCAATCGCCCTGGATCCTCGTGCCTTTCGCGCTCTTCTTCGTACTCTTCGCCCTGGCCATGTTCGGGCTGTTCGAGCTGCGCCTGCCCCACTTCCTGAGCAGCCGCCTGGACCGCCTGGCCGGGAACGCCAAGGGCGGTTCGTTCATGGGCGCCGCACTGCTGGGGACCGTCTCCAGCCTGTTGGTTTCACCCTGTGTATCGGCGCCGCTGGCCGGCGCACTGCTTTATATCAGCGCCAGCGGCGATGCTCTGGGCGGCGGCCTGAAGCTGTTCGCTCTGGGGCTTGGCATGGGCGCGCCACTGGTATTGTTCGCCACGGGTGGCGGGGCACTCCTGCCCAAAAGTGGCCCCTGGATGGTCACGGTACGCAACGTCTTCGGTGTGCTGCTGCTGGCCGTGGCCGTGTGGATGCTCGAGCGCGTGCTGCCAGGGCCATTGGCACTGGCACTCTGGGGGCTGCTTGCTGCAGGCGCCGCGCTGTTCCTCGGCACACTTGAACTGACCACCAAAACGCCACGGCAGAAGCTCGCGCAACTGCTTGGCTTGGTTCTGCTGTTCTACGCCCTGGCAGCCTGGGTCGGGGCTCTGCAAGGCGGCTCCGATCCGTTACGGCCTTTGCCACGTACCACGCTGGCCGCAAGCAGCGGTGCCGTAGCCACGGAAAGCTGGCATACCGTCTCGACACCCGCAGCACTAGATGAGCAACTGCTGGCGGCACGTACTGCCGGGCAGCCGCTGGTGCTCGACTGGTATGCGGACTGGTGCATCAGCTGCAAGGTGATCGAGCGAGAAGTCTTTGCCGACCCGCTGATAGCCCCGCGCCTGGCCGACTACCGCCTGATCCGCTTCGACATCACCGATAGCAATGCCGAACAGCGCGCGTTGCTGGATCGCTACAAGTTGTTCGGCCCGCCCGCTGTGCTGTTCTTCGATGGTAGCGGGCAGGAGATGGAACAGGTTCGCGTAGTCGGCGAGGTAACCGCCGGGCAATTCGCTGAGCGTCTCGACCAGGCCGAGGCGTTGCGCTAG
- a CDS encoding Rieske (2Fe-2S) protein: MIRLCAASEIGEGQSKGFEANGLRLFAVRKDGLLHLYENRCPHRQIPLEWLPDQFLDGSGSLIQCATHGALFLIDSGECVAGPCSGQSLRPLPFVERDGIIWLLNEQP; encoded by the coding sequence ATGATTCGTTTATGCGCTGCGAGCGAGATCGGCGAAGGCCAGAGCAAAGGTTTTGAGGCCAACGGCCTGCGCCTGTTCGCTGTGCGCAAGGACGGCCTCCTTCATCTCTACGAGAACCGCTGCCCACACCGTCAGATTCCCCTGGAATGGCTTCCCGACCAGTTTCTCGACGGCAGCGGCAGCCTGATCCAGTGTGCGACCCATGGTGCGCTGTTTCTGATCGACAGCGGCGAATGCGTCGCCGGGCCCTGCTCGGGCCAATCCCTGCGGCCACTGCCCTTCGTCGAGCGCGACGGCATTATTTGGTTACTAAACGAACAGCCGTAA